The proteins below come from a single Roseiflexus sp. RS-1 genomic window:
- a CDS encoding ABC transporter substrate-binding protein has translation MRRLSLLLVLLTALIGAGCGATPAATPTPAAGPGQTAPTGLRPVIMGFPYIPNVQFSHFYLAHARGYYADEGLDVTFDYNFETDVVQRVAQGTLQFALASGDSVLLARAQGLPVVAVMTNSQRFPTVFFSKTEANITTPKDLTRDGVTVGIPGRFGASWIGLLALLYAENIPREAVNVQEIGFTQVAAISEGKVTVAAGYGNNEPIQLERQGIPVNVIRVSDYFPLASDSVIASEQLIGSNPDVVRRFVRATLRAMAEVIADPDTAFTVALDYIPELKSADQPTRDLQRAVLQATLDYWQSDKTKTEGLGFCDEANWRETHTFLRESGLLTTDVDVMKAFTNQFLKD, from the coding sequence ATGCGTCGTCTGTCGCTACTCCTCGTGCTTCTGACCGCCCTGATCGGCGCCGGATGCGGCGCGACGCCGGCGGCAACGCCGACGCCTGCCGCCGGACCCGGACAAACCGCGCCGACGGGGCTGCGCCCGGTCATAATGGGCTTTCCGTACATTCCGAATGTTCAGTTCTCCCACTTTTATCTAGCGCATGCCAGGGGGTACTATGCCGACGAAGGGCTGGACGTGACCTTCGACTACAACTTTGAGACCGATGTCGTTCAGCGGGTGGCGCAGGGCACCCTGCAGTTCGCGCTGGCGTCGGGCGACTCGGTGTTGCTGGCGCGTGCCCAGGGATTGCCGGTTGTCGCCGTGATGACCAATAGCCAGCGCTTTCCAACTGTCTTCTTCAGTAAAACCGAAGCGAATATCACCACGCCGAAGGACCTGACGCGCGACGGAGTGACCGTCGGTATTCCCGGACGCTTCGGCGCCAGCTGGATCGGTCTGCTGGCGCTGCTGTATGCAGAAAACATCCCGCGCGAAGCGGTGAATGTCCAGGAGATCGGGTTCACCCAGGTGGCGGCGATCAGCGAAGGGAAAGTCACGGTTGCCGCCGGGTACGGCAACAATGAGCCAATCCAGCTCGAACGGCAGGGCATACCGGTGAACGTCATCCGTGTTTCCGATTACTTCCCGCTCGCTTCCGACAGTGTGATTGCGAGCGAGCAGTTGATCGGCAGCAATCCGGATGTTGTGCGCCGCTTCGTGCGCGCAACACTGCGCGCCATGGCGGAAGTCATCGCCGATCCCGACACAGCCTTTACCGTTGCGCTCGATTACATTCCCGAACTCAAGAGCGCCGATCAGCCCACCCGCGATCTGCAACGCGCCGTGCTCCAGGCAACGCTGGATTACTGGCAGAGCGACAAAACCAAAACCGAGGGGCTGGGTTTCTGCGACGA
- a CDS encoding ABC transporter permease, with amino-acid sequence MVNEQGFSLRSNQAIRPYRRTVRRLSLRLPSWLGLTVSLALVLLVWQTVVIVQDYPPFILPAPTLVIQRLATELAGETLQRHITITLSAALSGFSIALALSLSLGYLLARTRTFDRVLTPLLAASQAVPIVAVAPLIVLWVGVGLESRVLVATLVTFFPILSATIVAFRSVPRELIDMARISGANRWHLLRYVEAPLALPGIFGGVKAGLALATTGAVVGEFIGGRDGLGALINIARGLFDTPLMFVALTVLAGITLLLFLLALLIERLLITWEA; translated from the coding sequence ATGGTCAACGAACAGGGTTTTTCGCTCCGATCCAATCAGGCGATTCGTCCATACAGGAGAACGGTGCGTCGCCTCTCACTGCGTCTGCCATCGTGGCTAGGCCTGACTGTGTCGCTGGCGCTGGTGCTGCTCGTCTGGCAGACGGTGGTCATCGTACAGGACTACCCGCCGTTCATTCTTCCTGCGCCAACGCTGGTGATCCAGCGCCTGGCGACTGAACTTGCCGGTGAAACACTCCAACGTCACATCACGATAACGCTATCTGCCGCCTTGAGCGGCTTCAGCATCGCGCTCGCGCTGAGCCTGTCGCTTGGTTATCTGCTGGCGCGCACACGAACGTTCGACCGTGTGCTGACCCCGTTGCTGGCAGCGAGTCAGGCGGTGCCGATCGTGGCGGTTGCGCCGCTGATTGTGCTGTGGGTAGGAGTCGGGCTTGAGTCGCGGGTGCTGGTGGCAACACTCGTGACCTTCTTTCCAATCCTGAGCGCTACCATCGTCGCCTTCCGCAGCGTACCGCGTGAATTGATCGATATGGCGCGCATCAGTGGGGCAAACCGCTGGCACCTGCTGCGCTATGTTGAGGCGCCGCTGGCGCTGCCGGGCATCTTTGGCGGCGTAAAAGCCGGGCTGGCGCTGGCAACAACCGGCGCCGTGGTTGGTGAATTCATCGGCGGGCGCGACGGTCTTGGCGCGCTGATCAACATCGCGCGCGGTCTGTTCGATACGCCGCTGATGTTTGTGGCGCTGACCGTCCTGGCTGGAATCACGTTACTCCTGTTCCTTCTCGCCCTGTTGATCGAACGTCTGCTGATCACATGGGAGGCATAA
- a CDS encoding ROK family protein, producing MSAKRHVYIGTDGGATTSKVGGVWDDGTVISTQLVQRPTGALNGPVAVVRGWVDAITDYLALHGLEWDQVQGVGLAIPGPYERFGVLGRSPNLPESFAGFDLYTAYCDALADRAGRPIPLAFGNDGNMGGVAEAQHARGDQSATVVMLAPGTGLGCAYVGRDGLPLDGDSLNGMEGGHMPAPLHLLGAQPYPCGCGRTWGCFEVYTTLSGLPYLLEERLPRYPDHELATSPLSMRERAFRLRGLAQKGDPLALEIFDFQARALGLLVATLAMALDMQYVVIGGGLMDPEATTASFRERYLRIVRETAEPYLWSPQRGFLTIVPAALGDLSQAIGAALTILYQQRARHAG from the coding sequence ATGAGTGCAAAGCGACATGTCTACATTGGCACCGATGGCGGCGCCACCACATCGAAAGTCGGCGGCGTATGGGACGATGGAACGGTGATTTCCACACAATTGGTGCAGCGTCCGACCGGTGCGCTCAACGGACCGGTCGCGGTTGTGCGCGGGTGGGTTGACGCGATCACCGATTATCTGGCGCTGCACGGGTTGGAATGGGATCAGGTTCAGGGCGTTGGTCTCGCCATTCCTGGTCCTTATGAACGCTTTGGCGTACTTGGACGTTCGCCAAACCTGCCGGAGAGTTTTGCCGGCTTCGACCTCTATACCGCCTATTGCGACGCGCTTGCCGATCGCGCCGGTCGTCCAATCCCGCTGGCATTCGGCAACGATGGGAATATGGGAGGGGTTGCCGAGGCGCAGCATGCGCGCGGCGATCAGAGCGCTACCGTCGTCATGCTGGCGCCGGGCACCGGGCTTGGCTGTGCGTATGTCGGGCGCGATGGCTTGCCGCTCGACGGTGATTCACTGAACGGCATGGAGGGCGGGCATATGCCCGCGCCGCTGCATCTGCTCGGCGCACAACCGTACCCCTGCGGATGTGGTCGGACGTGGGGATGCTTCGAAGTCTATACGACGCTCTCCGGTCTGCCCTATCTGCTGGAGGAACGATTGCCGCGCTATCCGGATCACGAGCTGGCAACCTCGCCTCTCAGCATGCGCGAGCGCGCGTTTCGGTTGCGCGGTCTGGCGCAGAAGGGCGATCCACTGGCGCTGGAGATTTTCGACTTTCAGGCGCGGGCGCTGGGGTTGCTCGTGGCGACGCTGGCAATGGCGCTGGATATGCAGTACGTCGTTATCGGCGGCGGGTTGATGGATCCCGAAGCGACGACAGCATCGTTCCGCGAGCGTTACCTTCGTATCGTGCGTGAGACCGCCGAACCCTATCTCTGGTCGCCGCAGCGTGGCTTTTTGACGATTGTTCCGGCAGCATTGGGCGATCTGTCGCAGGCGATCGGGGCAGCGTTGACGATCCTCTACCAGCAACGCGCGCGCCATGCCGGATGA